The proteins below are encoded in one region of Buteo buteo chromosome 22, bButBut1.hap1.1, whole genome shotgun sequence:
- the AMER1 gene encoding APC membrane recruitment protein 1, translated as MHPNRPAAMETGCTEEPARTRSPSVICGQQEGSDQRREENGDRLPEQGNASIAAAEPQQPQPPPGKLKKTAFKLFGGKRSICTLPSFFGGRSKGQGKAASKKGLSKCKTHDGLSGAAYDKGDGAQLESPSEGSRDSHPCPLPSSQSAHLAIDTSAKFDFGQQDSSPPGSIEGSEKKPNGEKSSFPRPKKGLKGFFNSIRRHRKSKVAECEKAELPEWTGDSEEASKAPGVAAESRGAAEGRGLGPVPLAAACPGSSEDDRSVGTAANCGEAAEPGCLVADEGNSEGDAVAIPGKRDVLDTKSEADAVVCTEFDHGNLLLAFHPDFMDNDPPCLHSGDLLSLILGDVTSLKSFDSLTGCGDDIAEPDIAESTISVERSRDAAKRSSCLVTYQGGGEEMAIPEEAEEYLHQIWNGNAAGDRSYGAQVSSSSLETHASHEVEAHPYMGDAMDGVDLLTPQSDQQESAPNSDEGYYDSTTPGPEDEAGDGLSEIKKDRLPRDSYSGDALYEFDALMSPSHGEESLFESKVSRPGIFSYFLDFCLPAEKSLIQMMDQKRGLMETEEERLAAIQKELLYWELQREPVLKRLEVPSKEKCPREKQCVECKTRAANSVGKNQSGLGSEQVASHAPNRGVNSGVSVARAENPEWKDFPGTLCPENCYNSQKAQGSCLIQLTKNNPGFDSDLDRGLFGGSTHGGVAPAKAGMFPGYRLPEHERGGGAETTAGKPQVGSEREPEHAVSFSQALVEFASSGTLFSSLSESLGSSASGSSFTQNLPALPTMVTFDVVDVEQEGEGECERHPEMNAGEDIAEAFDDGYGRKESLAECDERMSPGYPPGSFQSCNWGVASLPRHLRLHGLSPSMPAPLSVDRRSRSLDTESLEFELADSQVAKSGPQPCRLWSKWEGGKKDSGGARRSRSKEEGELSAPDGGLSWPGLQHLRHDTDTAAGGMKHWGFAPATATESAWEPSEQPGTVSPFLSLSRSVAGEAPDRRPQEPELNRHPLRPSNLPLQTDARRSREAAGSYRSHGEATAKKLARLLPLGETEPELPPSSFSFACSPEKRAKCKPVGIAQGMPQHPDGSTDTVKSPERCGEPLKGRATPGHALPAGCRSAAVNVTEAE; from the coding sequence ATGCACCCGAACCGACCAGCTGCCATGGAAACGGGCTGCACGGAGGAGCCTGCCCGGACCAGGTCGCCGTCGGTGATCTGcgggcagcaggagggaagcGACCAGCGGCGGGAGGAGAACGGGGACCGGCTGCCCGAGCAGGGCAATGCCTCCATCGCGGCTGCGGAGCCGCAGCAGCCTCAGCCGCCCCCCGgcaagctgaagaaaacagctttcaaacTGTTCGGAGGGAAGAGGAGCATCTGTACGCTGCCCAGTTTCTTCGGGGGCAGAAGCAAAGGCCAGGGGAAAGCAGCCTCTAAAAAGGGCCTCAGTAAGTGTAAGACCCACGACGGGCTCAGCGGTGCTGCATACGACAAGGGCGACGGGGCGCAGCTGGAAAGCCCTTCAGAGGGGAGCAGGGACTCGCATCCTTGCCCTTTGCCGAGCTCCCAAAGCGCTCACTTGGCCATAGACACCAGCGCCAAGTTTGATTTCGGCCAGCAGGACAGCTCTCCACCCGGGAGCATTGAGGGCTCTGAGAAAAAGCCCAACGGAGAGAAGTCCTCCTTTCCCAGACCCAAAAAAGGCCTGAAAGGGTTTTTTAACAGCATCCGGCGTCACCGCAAGAGCAAGGTTGCTGAgtgtgagaaagcagagctccCTGAGTGGACCGGGGATTCGGAGGAGGCCAGCAAAGCTCCTGGTGTGGCAGCAGAGAGCCGAGGGGCCGCGGAGGGAAGGGGACTGGGACCTGTCCCTCTTGCCGCAGCCTGCCCGGGGAGCTCGGAGGATGACCGCTCGGTAGGCACAGCTGCCAACTGTGGTGAGGCTGCCGAGCCCGGCTGTCTCGTGGCTGATGAAGGCAACTCTGAGGGCGACGCGGTGGCGATACCAGGGAAGAGGGACGTTCTGGATACGAAATCAGAGGCTGACGCTGTTGTCTGCACAGAGTTTGACCATGGCAATCTGCTGCTGGCCTTTCATCCGGACTTCATGGACAACGACCCTCCCTGCCTACACTCTGGGGACCTCTTAAGCCTCATCCTAGGAGACGTCACATCCCTGAAGAGCTTCGATTCCTTGACGGGGTGCGGAGATGACATTGCTGAGCCCGACATCGCTGAGAGCACTATCTCTGTGGAGcgcagcagagatgctgctaaACGGAGCTCCTGCCTGGTGACCTACCAGGGCGGTGGGGAGGAGATGGCCATACCCGAGGAGGCAGAGGAGTACCTCCACCAGATATGGAACGGCAACGCGGCAGGGGACAGGAGCTATGGAGCCCAGGTGTCGAGCAGCAGTTTAGAGACACATGCCTCGCACGAGGTGGAAGCCCACCCCTACATGGGGGACGCGATGGACGGCGTTGACCTCCTGACGCCGCAGAGTGACCAGCAAGAGTCCGCCCCTAATAGCGACGAGGGTTATTATGACTCCACCACGCCAGGGCCAGAGGACGAAGCCGGAGATGGGCTCAGTGAGATCAAGAAGGACCGGCTTCCCAGGGACAGTTACAGCGGTGATGCACTTTATGAGTTTGATGCGCTGATGAGTCCCTCTCACGGGGAGGAATCCCTGTTTGAGAGCAAAGTCTCACGCCCAGGGATCTTCAGCTACTTCTTGGACTTCTGCCTCCCTGCTGAGAAGAGCCTGATCCAGATGATGGATCAGAAAAGAGGGCTGATGGAAACGGAAGAAGAGCGGCTAGCAGCCATTCAGAAAGAGCTGCTGTActgggagctgcagagggaACCAGTCTTGAAACGACTTGAAGTTCCCAGCAAGGAGAAGTGTCCCCGGGAAAAGCAGTGTGTTGAATGTAAAACCAGAGCAGCCAACTCAGTCGGCAAGAATCAGAGTGGCCTTGGCAGTGAGCAGGTGGCCTCGCACGCCCCGAACAGGGGTGTGAATAGTGGGGTTTCAGTGGCTAGAGCTGAAAATCCAGAGTGGAAAGATTTTCCGGGAACTCTGTGTCCAGAAAACTGTTACAACAGCCAAAAAGCCCAAGGAAGTTGCCTTATTCAGCTCACGAAGAACAACCCAGGGTTCGATTCGGACCTGGATCGTGGGTTGTTTGGGGGCTCTACCCATGGCGGCGTAGCCCCAGCCAAAGCAGGGATGTTCCCTGGCTACAGACTCCCAGAGCACGAGCGTGGCGGCGGAGCGGAGACCACCGCCGGCAAGCCCCAGGTGGGCAGCGAACGTGAGCCCGAGCATGCTGTGAGCTTCTCGCAAGCGCTGGTGGAGTTCGCCAGCAGCGGGAccctcttctccagcctctccGAAAGCCTGGGGAGCTCTGCCTCTGGCTCTTCCTTCACCCAGaacctccctgccctccccaccatGGTCACCTTCGACGTCGTCGACGTGGAGcaagaaggagaaggggagtGCGAGCGGCATCCCGAGATGAACGCCGGCGAGGACATTGCCGAGGCCTTTGACGACGGCTACGGACGGAAAGAGTCGTTGGCAGAATGTGACGAAAGAATGTCCCCGGGGTACCCCCCGGGCTCCTTCCAGAGCTGCAATTGGGGTGTCGCCAGCCTGCCCCGCCACCTGCGCCTCCACGGGCTGAGCCCCTCCATGCCCGCGCCGCTCTCCGTCGACCGGAGGAGCCGGTCGCTTGACACGGAGAGCCTGGAGTTTGAGCTTGCCGACTCGCAGGTCGCCAAGAGCGGCCCTCAGCCCTGCCGGCTCTGGTCAAAGTGGGAGGGTGGCAAAAAGGACTCGGGCGGAgcgaggaggagcaggagcaaggaggagggCGAGCTGTCGGCTCCTGACGGCGGGTTGAGCTGGCCGGGCTTGCAGCACCTCCGGCACGACACCGACACGGCTGCCGGGGGGATGAAGCACTGGGGTTTCGCTCCGGCCACCGCAACGGAGAGTGCCTGGGAGCCGTCGGAGCAGCCGGGCACCGTGTCCCCTTTCCTGTCTCTTTCCCGGAGCGTCGCCGGAGAGGCTCCGGACAGGCGGCCCCAAGAGCCGGAGCTGAACAGGCACCCGCTCAGGCCCTCCAATTTACCTCTGCAGACCGACGCGAGGCGGTCCCGGGAGGCGGCCGGTTCCTACAGGTCCCACGGAGAAGCCACCGCCAAAAAGCTGGCCCGGTTGTTACCCTTGGGAGAAACGGAGCCCGAGCTGCCCCCGAGCAGCTTTAGTTTCGCTTGCTCCCCGGAGAAACGTGCCAAGTGCAAGCCCGTCGGCATCGCCCAGGGCATGCCTCAGCATCCCGACGGCAGCACCGACACCGTAAAAAGCCCGGAGCGCTGCGGAGAGCCCCTGAAAGGCAGAGCCACCCCCGGCCACGCGCTGCCTGCCGGCTGCCGGAGCGCTGCAGTGAACGTCACCGAAGCCGAATAG
- the ASB12 gene encoding ankyrin repeat and SOCS box protein 12 isoform X1 codes for MSITCLLKIFGFTFYDESGTWETDQKKMSLMDITKMFSMLQPREDEDDNGESEELNRAVSEDNYQTLDNLLSQDRYKRFINRRSGWGVPSTPLRLAATWGRVRSMKVLLAHGAEVDSLDVKAQTPLFMAVSNGHRECVKVLLDAGANPVGSIYNNCSPLLIAARDGNVDILRQLLDHGAETNVQARLPEWAANSVACSGPLYLAAAYGHLECFKMLLLYGADPDYNCTEERVIAQIKEPKTLLETCLRHGCRSEFIELLIDFGANVYLPNVTVDETAPRSEGLELLLQARAHPKSLMSQSRLAMRRLLKQAGHPHALGELDVPTVLANYLRHQP; via the exons ATGAGCATCACCTGCCTCCTAAAG ATCTTTGGCTTTACCTTTTATGATGAAAGCGGTACATGGGagacagaccaaaaaaaaatgaGCCTAATGGATATCACTAAAATGTTCTCCATGCTCCAGCCCAGAGAAGACGAAGACGACAACGGAGAAAGCGAGGAGCTGAACCGAGCGGTATCTGAGGACAATTACCAAACCCTTGATAACCTCTTGTCCCAAGACAGGTACAAGAGGTTCATCAACCGCCGGAGCGGCTGGGGTGTACCCAGCACCCCCCTGCGCCTGGCCGCCACGTGGGGCCGCGTCAGGAGCATGAAGGTCCTCTTGGCCCACGGAGCGGAGGTGGACAGCCTGGACGTGAAGGCTCAAACCCCGCTCTTCATGGCGGTCAGCAACGGCCACCGGGAATGCGTGAAGGTCCTCCTGGACGCAGGGGCCAACCCCGTCGGCAGCATCTACAACAACTGCTCGCCGCTGCTCATCGCCGCGAGGGATGGGAACGTGGACATCCTGCGGCAGCTCCTGGACCACGGCGCGGAAACCAACGTTCAAGCGAGGTTGCCCGAGTGGGCCGCCAACTCGGTGGCTTGTTCTGGTCCCCTCTACCTCGCCGCCGCCTACGGGCACCTGGAGTGTTTCAAAATGCTGTTGCTTTACGGTGCCGATCCCGACTATAACTGCACCGAGGAGAGGGTGATCGCCCAGATCAAGGAGCCCAAGACTCTGCTGGAAACCTGCCTGAGGCACGGCTGCAGGAGCGAGTTCATCGAGCTGCTTATTGACTTTGGAGCCAACGTGTACTTGCCCAACGTCACGGTAGATGAGACAGCACCCCGCAGCGAGggcctggagctgctgctgcaggcgaGAG CTCATCCCAAGTCCTTGATGTCCCAGTCCAGGCTGGCGATGAGACGTCTCCTGAAGCAGGCTGGCCACCCGCACGCCCTCGGTGAGCTGGACGTCCCGACAGTCCTGGCGAACTACCTCCGACACCAGCCGTGA
- the ASB12 gene encoding ankyrin repeat and SOCS box protein 12 isoform X2 has translation MSLMDITKMFSMLQPREDEDDNGESEELNRAVSEDNYQTLDNLLSQDRYKRFINRRSGWGVPSTPLRLAATWGRVRSMKVLLAHGAEVDSLDVKAQTPLFMAVSNGHRECVKVLLDAGANPVGSIYNNCSPLLIAARDGNVDILRQLLDHGAETNVQARLPEWAANSVACSGPLYLAAAYGHLECFKMLLLYGADPDYNCTEERVIAQIKEPKTLLETCLRHGCRSEFIELLIDFGANVYLPNVTVDETAPRSEGLELLLQARAHPKSLMSQSRLAMRRLLKQAGHPHALGELDVPTVLANYLRHQP, from the exons atgaGCCTAATGGATATCACTAAAATGTTCTCCATGCTCCAGCCCAGAGAAGACGAAGACGACAACGGAGAAAGCGAGGAGCTGAACCGAGCGGTATCTGAGGACAATTACCAAACCCTTGATAACCTCTTGTCCCAAGACAGGTACAAGAGGTTCATCAACCGCCGGAGCGGCTGGGGTGTACCCAGCACCCCCCTGCGCCTGGCCGCCACGTGGGGCCGCGTCAGGAGCATGAAGGTCCTCTTGGCCCACGGAGCGGAGGTGGACAGCCTGGACGTGAAGGCTCAAACCCCGCTCTTCATGGCGGTCAGCAACGGCCACCGGGAATGCGTGAAGGTCCTCCTGGACGCAGGGGCCAACCCCGTCGGCAGCATCTACAACAACTGCTCGCCGCTGCTCATCGCCGCGAGGGATGGGAACGTGGACATCCTGCGGCAGCTCCTGGACCACGGCGCGGAAACCAACGTTCAAGCGAGGTTGCCCGAGTGGGCCGCCAACTCGGTGGCTTGTTCTGGTCCCCTCTACCTCGCCGCCGCCTACGGGCACCTGGAGTGTTTCAAAATGCTGTTGCTTTACGGTGCCGATCCCGACTATAACTGCACCGAGGAGAGGGTGATCGCCCAGATCAAGGAGCCCAAGACTCTGCTGGAAACCTGCCTGAGGCACGGCTGCAGGAGCGAGTTCATCGAGCTGCTTATTGACTTTGGAGCCAACGTGTACTTGCCCAACGTCACGGTAGATGAGACAGCACCCCGCAGCGAGggcctggagctgctgctgcaggcgaGAG CTCATCCCAAGTCCTTGATGTCCCAGTCCAGGCTGGCGATGAGACGTCTCCTGAAGCAGGCTGGCCACCCGCACGCCCTCGGTGAGCTGGACGTCCCGACAGTCCTGGCGAACTACCTCCGACACCAGCCGTGA